A window from Pseudooceanicola algae encodes these proteins:
- a CDS encoding ABC transporter ATP-binding protein, whose protein sequence is MSSATLVKPMLKIENLHAWYGESHVLHGLDLELGEGQLITLLGRNGAGRSTTLRSIMGMVDRREGSIQIGGAEFIKKPAHRITPDGRIGFCPEERGIFASLTVEENLMLPPAVGAEGMSIEELFEMFPNLATVRKRMGTRLSGGEQQMLAIARILRTGARLLLLDEITEGLAPVIVKTLGRVIRDLKSRGYTIVLVEQNFRFAAPLADRHYVIEHGAVVDTIEAADVAISMDRLNHYLSV, encoded by the coding sequence AATCTACATGCGTGGTACGGGGAATCCCATGTCTTGCACGGGCTTGATCTGGAACTGGGCGAGGGCCAGCTGATCACCTTGTTGGGGCGCAATGGCGCGGGTCGATCCACCACGCTGCGTTCTATCATGGGCATGGTTGATCGGCGTGAAGGCTCGATCCAGATCGGCGGGGCAGAGTTCATCAAAAAACCCGCGCATCGGATTACACCCGATGGCCGTATCGGTTTTTGTCCGGAAGAGCGCGGGATATTTGCTTCTCTGACCGTCGAGGAAAACTTGATGCTTCCGCCCGCCGTGGGAGCGGAAGGGATGTCGATTGAGGAGCTGTTCGAAATGTTCCCCAACCTTGCGACCGTGCGCAAACGGATGGGGACGCGCCTGTCGGGGGGCGAACAGCAAATGCTGGCCATTGCGCGCATCCTGCGTACCGGCGCGCGCTTGTTGTTGCTTGATGAGATCACCGAAGGGCTGGCCCCCGTCATTGTGAAGACGCTGGGCCGGGTCATTCGTGATCTCAAATCACGCGGCTATACGATCGTGTTGGTGGAGCAGAACTTTCGCTTCGCCGCCCCCTTGGCAGACCGCCACTACGTTATCGAACACGGGGCGGTCGTCGACACGATCGAAGCTGCCGATGTGGCGATAAGTATGGACCGCCTGAACCATTATCTCAGCGTATAA